From a single Osmerus eperlanus chromosome 8, fOsmEpe2.1, whole genome shotgun sequence genomic region:
- the sesn1 gene encoding sestrin-1 isoform X2, with amino-acid sequence MRHATAPTETMENNSLTVSDLLKTCTHCERLSKKDLGVRIPRPLGNGPSRFIPEKEILQVSKEDARTQSIFEDAFAALGRLDNISLVMGFHPQYLESFLRTQHYLLQMDGPLSLHYRHYIGIMAAARHQCSYLVNLHVNDFLQVGGDPKWLNGLDEAPQKLQALGDLNKILAHRPWLLTKAHIEHLLKAEEHSWSLAELIHAVVLLTHYHSLASFTFGCGISPEIHCSGGHTFRPPSLSQYCMCDIANGNGHHANHHDDHHHLHSNQEVSGEVEVLMERMKQMQECREEEEASQEEMATRFEREKTESMLVSTSEDEEGVPSRDVSRHFEDPSYGYKDFSRRGEHVPTFRVQDYSWEDHGYSLVNRLYPDVGQLLDEKFQMAYTLTYNTMATHKDVDTSMLRRAIWNYIHCMFGIRYDDYDYGEINQLLDRSFKVYIKTMVCSPEKTTKRMYESFWRQFQHSEKVHVNLLLMEARMQAELLYALRAITRYMT; translated from the exons ATGAGGCACGCGACAGCACCAACGGAAACCATGGAAAATAATTCATTAACAGTGTCAGACTTATTGAAGACATGCACTCATTGTGAACGACTCAGTAAAAAG GATTTAGGAGTAAGGATTCCAAGACCACTGGGAAACGGACCAAGTAGATTTATCCCAGAAAAAGAA ATCCTGCAAGTAAGCAAGGAGGACGCCAGGACGCAGTCGATATTCGAGGACGCCTTTGCGGCGCTGGGTCGCCTTGACAACATCTCTCTGGTGATGGGCTTCCACCCGCAGTACCTGGAGAGCTTCCTCCGGACGCAGCACTACCTGCTTCAGATGGACGGCCCGCTGTCTCTGCACTACCGCCACTATATAGGCATCATG gcggCAGCACGTCACCAGTGCTCCTACCTGGTCAACCTGCACGTCAACGACTTCCTCCAGGTGGGGGGTGATCCCAAGTGGCTGAACGGGCTGGACGAAGCCCCACAGAAGCTGCAGGCCCTGGGAGACCTCAACAAGATCCTGGCCCACCGGCCCTGGCTGCTCACCAAGGCCCATATCGAG CACCTGCTGAAGGCAGAGGAGCACAGCTGGTCTCTGGCGGAGCTGATCCATGCGGTGGTGCTGCTCACCCACTACCACTCCCTGGCCTCCTTCACCTTCGGCTGTGGCATCAGCCCTGAGATCCACTGCAGCGGGGGCCACACCTtcagacccccctccctcagccagTACTGCATGTGCGACATCGCCAACGGCAACGGGCACCACGCCAACCACCATGatgaccaccaccacctccacagcAACCAG gaggtgtctGGCGAGGTGGAGGTGCTGATGGAGAGGATGAAGCAGATGCAGGAGTgtcgtgaggaggaggaggccagccaGGAGGAGATGGCCACACGCTTCGAGAGGGAGAAGACTGAGAGCATGCTGGTGTCCACCtccgaggacgaggagggcgTGCCCTCCAGGGACGTGTCCCGCCACTTTGAGGACCCCAGCTACGGCTACAAGGACTTCTCCAGGAGGGGGGAGCACGTACCCACCTTCAGAGTGCAG GACTACAGCTGGGAGGACCATGGCTACTCCCTGGTCAACCGCCTGTACCCAGATGTGGGTCAGCTGCTGGACGAGAAGTTCCAGATGGCCTACACCCTGACCTACAACACCATGGCAACACACAAGGATGTGGATACGTCCATGCTTCGCAGGGCCATCTGGAACTACATCCACTGCATGTTTGGCATCAG aTATGATGACTATGACTATGGGGAGATCAACCAGCTTCTGGATCGCAGCTTTAAGGTCTACATTAAGACCATGGTGTGCAGCCCGGAGAAAACCACCAAGAGAATGTATGAAAGCTTCTGGAGGCAGTTCCAGCACTCtgagaag gTCCACGTTAACTTGCTTCTTATGGAAGCGCGCATGCAGGCAGAGTTGCTTTATGCTCTGAGAGCTATCACCCGCTATATGACATGA